The Solanum pennellii chromosome 11, SPENNV200 genome contains a region encoding:
- the LOC107003887 gene encoding short-chain dehydrogenase/reductase 2b-like — MRKELGDIENLTEDRIDEILHKFLNDLKQDSLEITKVSEMCINCVHPGFVNTDLSWHRGTMPVEEGAEESVMLAILPDGGPTGCYCDRTVVNEF, encoded by the exons ATGAGAAAGGAGCTCGGAGATATTGAAAACCTGACTGAAGATAGAATCGATGAGATTCTGCATAAATTTTTGAATGATTTGAAACAAGACTCTCTCGAGATAACG AAAGTATCCGAAATGTGCATCAATTGTGTCCATCCTGGATTCGTCAATACAGATTTATCCTGGCATAGAGGAACAATGCCTGTTGAGGAAGGAGCTGAAGAATCTGTCATGCTAGCTATTTTGCCTGATGGAGGACCTACGGGTTGCTACTGTGATCGTACAGTAGTCAACGAGTTTTAG